The Streptomyces achromogenes genome window below encodes:
- a CDS encoding 6-phospho-beta-glucosidase has translation MRLTVVGGGSTYTPELIDGFARLRDTLPVEELVLVDPSEERLELVGGLARRILARQGHPGTIVTTNDLDRAVEGADAVLLQLRVGGQAAREQDETWPLECGCVGQETTGAGGLAKALRTVPVVLDVAERVRRTNPDAWIIDFTNPVGIVTRALLQAGHKAVGLCNVAIGLQRKFAALLGVAPADVHLDHVGLNHLTWETGVRLHGPEGEDVLPRLLAGHGDTIAADLRLPRPLLDRLGLVPSYYLRYFYAHDEVVRELRAKPSRASEVAEMERRLLSLYADPALDEKPELLAKRGGAYYSEAAVDLAAALLTGTGSPYQVVNTRNDGTLPFLPDDAVIEVQAAVSRKGPTPLPVTPLDPLCAGLTAQVTAYEDLALRAALHGGRDRVFKALLAHPLIGQFAYAEQLTDRLIAHNREHLAWA, from the coding sequence GTGAGACTCACCGTGGTCGGCGGCGGCTCGACCTACACCCCCGAACTCATCGACGGCTTCGCCCGGTTGCGCGACACGCTGCCCGTCGAGGAACTGGTCCTCGTCGACCCGTCGGAAGAACGCCTGGAGCTGGTGGGCGGGTTGGCGCGGCGCATCCTCGCCCGCCAGGGCCACCCCGGCACGATCGTGACGACGAACGACCTCGACCGGGCCGTCGAGGGCGCCGACGCCGTGCTGCTCCAGCTCCGCGTCGGCGGCCAGGCGGCCCGCGAGCAGGACGAGACCTGGCCCCTGGAGTGCGGCTGCGTCGGACAGGAGACGACCGGCGCGGGCGGCCTGGCGAAGGCGCTGCGCACGGTCCCGGTGGTCCTGGACGTCGCCGAGCGGGTGCGCCGGACCAACCCGGACGCCTGGATCATCGACTTCACCAACCCGGTCGGCATCGTCACCCGCGCGCTGCTCCAGGCCGGCCACAAGGCCGTCGGCCTGTGCAACGTGGCGATCGGCCTCCAACGCAAGTTCGCCGCGCTGCTCGGCGTAGCCCCCGCGGACGTCCACCTGGACCACGTGGGCCTCAACCACCTCACCTGGGAGACCGGGGTACGGCTGCACGGCCCCGAGGGCGAGGATGTCCTGCCCCGCCTGCTGGCCGGCCACGGCGACACGATCGCCGCCGACCTGCGGCTGCCCCGCCCGCTCCTGGACCGTCTCGGGCTGGTCCCGTCCTACTACCTGCGTTACTTCTACGCGCACGACGAGGTCGTCCGCGAACTGCGCGCCAAGCCCTCGCGGGCGTCCGAAGTGGCGGAGATGGAACGCCGGCTGCTGTCGCTGTACGCCGATCCCGCGCTGGACGAGAAGCCGGAGCTGCTCGCGAAGCGTGGCGGCGCCTACTACTCGGAGGCCGCGGTGGACCTGGCCGCGGCGCTGCTGACCGGCACGGGCAGCCCCTACCAGGTGGTGAACACCCGCAACGACGGCACACTGCCCTTCCTCCCGGACGACGCGGTGATCGAGGTCCAGGCGGCCGTGAGCCGGAAGGGACCGACCCCACTCCCGGTGACGCCGCTCGATCCGCTCTGCGCGGGTCTGACGGCCCAGGTGACGGCCTACGAGGACCTGGCCCTGCGGGCCGCCCTGCACGGCGGTCGCGACCGGGTGTTCAAGGCGCTCCTCGCCCACCCCCTGATCGGCCAGTTCGCGTACGCCGAGCAGTTGACCGACCGGCTGATCGCACACAACCGGGAGCACCTCGCGTGGGCCTGA
- a CDS encoding N-acetylglucosamine kinase — translation MGLTASVLAIDAGNSKTDVAVVAADGEVLATARGEGFRPPAVGVTAAMDALGDTVTRAYGAAGVTAASHVSACLANADLPVEEERLAAALHTRAWGASVDVRNDTFAILRAGVAEPRGVAVVCGAGINCVGMRPDGRTARFPALGRVSGDWGGGWGLAEEALWHAARAADGRGGPTDLARALPAHFGLPSMYALIEALHLERVPPSRRHELTPVLFATAAEGDPVARTIVDRLAQEVVTMAAVALSRLELLEEETPVLLGGGVLTAGHRQLDDRVRELLAARAPKAVAHVVRARPVLGAALLGLDRTGAEVAAQDRTRAFFEG, via the coding sequence GTGGGCCTGACGGCAAGCGTCCTCGCGATCGACGCGGGCAACAGCAAGACGGACGTCGCGGTGGTCGCGGCCGACGGGGAGGTCCTCGCCACGGCCCGCGGCGAAGGCTTCCGTCCTCCCGCGGTGGGCGTGACGGCGGCGATGGACGCCCTCGGTGACACCGTCACGCGCGCGTACGGGGCGGCCGGGGTGACGGCGGCGTCGCACGTCTCGGCCTGTCTGGCCAACGCGGACCTGCCCGTGGAGGAGGAGCGACTGGCGGCGGCGTTGCACACGCGCGCGTGGGGCGCGTCGGTGGACGTCCGCAACGACACGTTCGCGATCCTGCGGGCGGGCGTGGCCGAGCCCCGGGGCGTGGCCGTGGTCTGCGGCGCCGGCATCAACTGCGTGGGCATGCGCCCCGACGGCCGCACCGCCCGTTTCCCGGCCCTGGGCCGCGTGTCCGGCGACTGGGGCGGCGGCTGGGGCCTGGCCGAGGAGGCCCTCTGGCACGCGGCGCGGGCGGCGGACGGCAGGGGCGGACCGACGGACCTGGCGCGTGCGCTCCCGGCCCACTTCGGGCTCCCGTCCATGTACGCGCTGATCGAGGCCCTGCACCTGGAACGCGTCCCGCCGTCCCGCCGCCACGAGCTGACCCCCGTCCTCTTCGCGACGGCCGCGGAGGGCGATCCGGTGGCGCGCACGATCGTCGACCGGCTGGCCCAGGAGGTGGTGACGATGGCGGCGGTGGCCCTGTCCCGTCTGGAGCTGCTGGAGGAGGAGACGCCGGTGCTGCTGGGCGGCGGCGTCCTGACCGCGGGACACCGGCAGTTGGACGACCGGGTCCGGGAGCTCCTCGCCGCGCGGGCCCCGAAGGCGGTCGCGCACGTGGTGCGGGCGCGGCCCGTGCTGGGGGCGGCGCTGCTGGGCCTGGACCGGACGGGAGCGGAGGTGGCGGCGCAGGACCGAACACGCGCCTTCTTCGAAGGGTGA
- a CDS encoding glutamate ABC transporter substrate-binding protein codes for MRVRRVRAGLRGWGGVGAMAGLCALALALVLLLPWTGSGPAAGAGAGRGGRGVASGTPAADATCTDPEKQTLAPSSADGTTIAAIKARQGEKRKLIVGVDQNSYRWGYRDPNNSVAELEGFDIDLVHRIAQDILGDPKAVQFKAIPTNQRVPAIQEGRVDMVVRTMTISCARLGDVAFSAPYFKTGQQVLAPKSSSVDGYDATLAKKKICAAAGSTAYTRLADDQKAGKLAAGATIATVPNQLDCLVRLQLGEADAVVTDGALAASQAAQDPTVELKGAPFTTEYYGVAMKSDASDLVRRVNQILVAYSANGWQASYDKWLSATLGGDAATSRPPAPPQYLRTS; via the coding sequence ATGCGTGTGCGACGTGTGCGGGCGGGTCTGAGGGGCTGGGGCGGAGTCGGCGCGATGGCAGGCCTGTGCGCCCTCGCGCTGGCCCTGGTGCTGCTGCTGCCGTGGACCGGCTCTGGACCGGCCGCCGGCGCGGGAGCCGGCCGGGGCGGACGGGGCGTCGCCTCGGGCACCCCGGCGGCCGACGCGACCTGCACGGACCCGGAGAAGCAGACGCTGGCGCCCTCGAGCGCGGACGGCACGACGATCGCCGCGATCAAGGCCCGGCAGGGCGAGAAGCGCAAGCTGATCGTCGGCGTCGACCAGAACAGCTACCGCTGGGGTTACCGCGATCCCAACAACTCCGTCGCGGAACTCGAGGGCTTCGACATCGACCTGGTCCACCGGATCGCGCAGGACATCCTCGGCGACCCGAAGGCGGTCCAGTTCAAGGCCATCCCGACCAACCAGCGCGTCCCGGCCATCCAGGAGGGCCGGGTCGACATGGTCGTGCGCACCATGACGATCTCCTGCGCCCGGCTCGGCGACGTCGCGTTCTCCGCGCCGTACTTCAAGACCGGCCAGCAGGTCCTCGCCCCCAAGTCCTCGTCCGTGGACGGCTACGACGCGACGCTGGCGAAGAAGAAGATCTGCGCGGCGGCCGGTTCGACGGCCTACACCAGGCTGGCGGACGACCAGAAGGCCGGCAAGCTCGCGGCCGGCGCCACCATCGCCACCGTCCCCAATCAGCTCGACTGTCTGGTGCGGTTGCAGCTCGGCGAGGCCGACGCGGTGGTCACCGACGGTGCGCTCGCGGCCAGTCAGGCCGCGCAGGACCCGACGGTGGAGCTCAAGGGGGCCCCGTTCACGACCGAGTACTACGGCGTGGCGATGAAGAGCGACGCGAGCGATCTGGTACGCCGGGTCAACCAGATCCTGGTGGCGTACAGCGCGAACGGCTGGCAGGCGTCGTACGACAAGTGGCTGTCGGCCACACTGGGCGGTGACGCGGCCACGTCGAGGCCGCCCGCACCGCCGCAGTACCTGCGCACGAGCTGA
- a CDS encoding tetratricopeptide repeat protein yields the protein MPKPDPRSMVLDNPEVPERKRFCSRSDCGAPVGRSRGEREGRTEGFCTKCGHPYSFAPKLKAGDVVHGQYEVVGCLAHGGLGWIYLAIDRPVGDRWVVLKGLLDTGDQDAMAAAISERRFLAEIEHASIVRIYSFVEHLDQRTGSLDGYIVMEYIGGKSLKEIANDRRTPQGKRDPLPVEQACAYGIEALEALGHLHSRNLLYCDFKVDNAIQSQDELKLIDMGAVRRMDDDESAIYGTIGYQAPEVAEVGPSVASDLYTVGRTLAVLTFDFQGYTTVFVDSLPDPDNIEVFRQYESFYRFLVRATDPDPDRRFASAQEMAEQLTGVLREVVSLQSGRARPALSTLFGPEVKVTDTELFPKLDGEVSRLGARVAVTSRQLFGGARSATASAGGAGRTAALAAAPGTPAGPPSALPGGAAPALAPAAAGPTSPVAVGGARPGAGGATAPGVPAAPVAPGLVRAVPAPAAALALPAPHVDPSDPNAGFLAGLLASAPAELITALAAAPAPSVETRLRQIRAWLENGDHQAALMSLSKLEGERSDDWRVVWYRGMASLVTGDHEGAALAFDAIYDAFPGETTPKLALGLCAEVLGQLDNAAEYYRLVWSTDPSYVSSAFGLARVQLAAGDRGGAVRTLESVPESSIHYTAARVAAVRARLRQRTAAASDVPFLEDLTAAAAQVEALDAYGLDPKRREQLSAEVLGCALDWILSGGQGAGPAARVLLGSQLDERGLRFGLERSYRTLARLATGGEERVDLVERANRYRPRTWV from the coding sequence GTGCCGAAGCCGGACCCGCGCTCGATGGTGCTGGACAACCCCGAGGTGCCCGAGCGCAAGCGGTTCTGCTCGCGCTCCGACTGCGGTGCCCCGGTGGGCCGTTCGCGCGGCGAGCGGGAGGGTCGCACGGAGGGTTTCTGCACCAAGTGCGGCCACCCGTACTCCTTCGCGCCGAAGCTGAAGGCCGGCGACGTCGTGCACGGCCAGTACGAGGTCGTGGGCTGCCTCGCGCACGGCGGGCTCGGCTGGATCTACCTGGCCATCGACCGCCCGGTGGGCGACCGGTGGGTCGTCCTGAAGGGCCTCCTGGACACCGGCGACCAGGACGCGATGGCCGCGGCCATCTCCGAGCGGCGCTTCCTCGCCGAGATCGAGCACGCCAGCATCGTGCGGATCTACAGCTTCGTCGAACACCTCGACCAGCGCACCGGCTCCCTCGACGGCTACATCGTCATGGAGTACATCGGCGGCAAGTCCCTCAAGGAGATCGCCAACGACCGCCGCACCCCGCAGGGCAAGCGGGACCCGCTCCCCGTCGAGCAGGCCTGCGCGTACGGCATCGAGGCGCTCGAGGCGCTCGGTCATCTGCACAGCCGCAACCTGCTGTACTGCGACTTCAAGGTCGACAACGCGATCCAGAGCCAGGACGAACTCAAGCTGATCGACATGGGCGCGGTCAGACGCATGGACGACGACGAGTCGGCCATCTACGGCACCATCGGCTACCAGGCGCCCGAGGTCGCCGAGGTCGGCCCGTCGGTCGCCTCCGACCTGTACACGGTGGGCCGCACGCTCGCCGTCCTGACCTTCGACTTCCAGGGCTACACGACCGTCTTCGTGGATTCGCTGCCCGACCCCGACAACATCGAGGTCTTCCGGCAGTACGAGTCCTTCTACCGGTTCCTGGTCCGCGCCACCGACCCCGACCCGGACCGCAGGTTCGCCTCCGCCCAGGAGATGGCGGAGCAGCTGACGGGCGTGCTGCGCGAGGTCGTCTCCCTGCAGAGCGGCCGGGCACGGCCCGCGCTGTCGACGCTGTTCGGCCCGGAGGTCAAGGTCACGGACACCGAGCTGTTCCCGAAACTGGACGGGGAGGTGTCGCGGCTGGGCGCGCGCGTCGCCGTCACGTCCCGGCAACTGTTCGGGGGCGCACGGTCCGCGACGGCGTCGGCCGGCGGCGCCGGTCGCACGGCCGCCCTCGCCGCCGCTCCCGGCACGCCGGCAGGTCCGCCGTCCGCACTGCCGGGCGGCGCCGCTCCCGCTCTCGCTCCGGCTGCCGCGGGCCCGACGTCCCCCGTCGCGGTCGGCGGTGCACGGCCGGGCGCCGGCGGTGCGACCGCGCCCGGCGTTCCCGCCGCGCCGGTCGCCCCCGGTCTCGTCCGGGCCGTTCCCGCGCCCGCCGCGGCCCTCGCGCTGCCCGCTCCCCATGTCGACCCCAGCGACCCCAACGCGGGTTTCCTCGCAGGTCTGCTGGCGTCCGCGCCGGCCGAACTGATCACGGCCCTCGCGGCCGCGCCGGCGCCGTCGGTCGAGACCCGGCTGCGGCAGATCCGCGCCTGGCTGGAGAACGGCGACCACCAGGCGGCCCTCATGTCGCTGTCGAAACTGGAGGGCGAACGGTCCGACGACTGGCGGGTGGTCTGGTACCGGGGCATGGCCTCGCTGGTCACCGGCGACCACGAGGGCGCCGCGCTGGCCTTCGACGCGATCTACGACGCCTTCCCCGGCGAGACCACGCCGAAGCTGGCCCTCGGCCTGTGCGCGGAGGTGCTGGGGCAGCTGGACAACGCCGCCGAGTACTACCGGCTGGTGTGGTCGACCGACCCGAGCTATGTGAGCTCCGCCTTCGGCCTGGCCCGCGTGCAGCTCGCGGCCGGCGACCGCGGCGGCGCCGTACGGACGCTGGAGTCGGTGCCCGAGTCCTCCATCCACTACACCGCGGCCCGGGTCGCCGCCGTGCGCGCGAGGCTCCGGCAGCGGACCGCCGCCGCCTCCGACGTACCCTTCCTGGAGGATCTCACCGCCGCCGCGGCCCAGGTCGAGGCGCTGGACGCCTACGGTCTGGACCCGAAGCGGCGCGAGCAGCTGTCCGCCGAAGTCCTCGGCTGCGCCCTCGACTGGATACTCTCCGGTGGCCAGGGCGCGGGACCGGCCGCCCGGGTGCTGCTCGGCAGCCAACTGGACGAACGGGGGCTGCGCTTCGGGCTGGAGCGCTCGTACCGCACGCTGGCCCGGCTGGCGACCGGCGGTGAGGAGAGAGTCGACCTGGTGGAACGTGCCAATCGTTACCGCCCCCGGACGTGGGTGTAG
- a CDS encoding PP2C family serine/threonine-protein phosphatase — protein sequence MMSQMPRQAALPTCPSCAEPLDAGDRFCGACGYDLSVVPPSPDDHPTLTMNGSALPAPAETGGAVRDVRDDRRAREAPPGAPTAPGVSGGPGAAGVSGVAAGSGVSDVSGVRFDRLAEPDEYALQAPDPRVAAEAAVVAESAKVCVACRAGRVDDDGYCENCGHAQPRERDHMELESGPIAAVSDRGLRHHRNEDAFGLGCTALPDGSPALVAIVCDGVSSATRPDDASLAASKAASETLLAALPQGTHPQQAMHEAIVAASHAVNALAEEPATAREHAPHQNAPACTLVGSVVTAGLLVVGWVGDSRAYWVPADRSSPPARLTEDDSWAAQMVAAGLMNEAEAYADERAHAITGWLGADAYELEPHTASFKPDRPGVVVVCTDGLWNYAEAAEEMAGVVPPDASARPLHSARVLVGHALDGGGHDNVTVAVVPFPAPAQGAGSA from the coding sequence TTGATGTCGCAGATGCCCCGGCAGGCCGCCCTGCCGACGTGTCCGAGCTGCGCGGAGCCGCTCGACGCGGGTGACCGTTTCTGCGGTGCGTGCGGATACGACCTGTCCGTCGTACCGCCGAGCCCGGACGACCACCCGACCCTGACGATGAACGGCTCGGCCCTGCCGGCTCCTGCCGAGACCGGTGGCGCGGTCCGGGACGTCCGGGACGACCGACGAGCCCGGGAGGCGCCTCCCGGGGCGCCCACGGCCCCCGGTGTTTCCGGCGGCCCGGGTGCGGCTGGTGTTTCCGGTGTTGCTGCCGGATCCGGGGTGTCCGACGTCTCCGGTGTCCGGTTCGACCGGCTCGCCGAGCCGGACGAGTACGCCCTGCAGGCGCCGGACCCGCGGGTCGCGGCCGAGGCCGCCGTCGTGGCGGAGAGCGCGAAGGTGTGCGTGGCCTGCCGCGCGGGCCGGGTCGACGACGACGGGTACTGCGAGAACTGCGGCCACGCCCAGCCGCGCGAACGCGACCACATGGAACTGGAGTCGGGCCCGATCGCCGCCGTCAGCGACCGCGGTCTGCGCCACCACCGCAACGAGGACGCCTTCGGCCTCGGCTGCACCGCCCTGCCCGACGGCTCGCCGGCGCTCGTGGCGATCGTCTGCGACGGCGTGTCCTCCGCGACCCGCCCGGACGACGCCTCCCTCGCCGCGTCGAAGGCGGCGAGCGAGACGCTGCTGGCCGCTCTGCCGCAGGGCACGCACCCCCAACAGGCCATGCACGAGGCGATCGTCGCCGCCTCCCACGCGGTCAACGCGCTGGCCGAGGAGCCCGCCACGGCCCGCGAGCACGCCCCGCACCAGAACGCCCCCGCCTGCACCCTGGTGGGCTCGGTGGTCACCGCCGGGCTGCTGGTCGTCGGGTGGGTCGGCGACAGCCGCGCCTACTGGGTCCCGGCGGACCGCAGTTCACCGCCGGCCCGCCTCACCGAGGACGACTCGTGGGCCGCGCAGATGGTCGCCGCGGGCCTGATGAACGAGGCGGAGGCCTACGCCGACGAGCGCGCCCACGCGATCACCGGCTGGCTCGGCGCCGACGCCTACGAACTGGAGCCGCACACCGCTTCCTTCAAGCCGGACCGCCCCGGCGTGGTGGTGGTGTGCACCGACGGCCTGTGGAACTACGCGGAGGCGGCGGAGGAGATGGCGGGCGTCGTCCCGCCGGACGCCTCGGCCCGGCCGCTGCACAGCGCACGCGTCCTGGTCGGCCACGCCCTGGACGGCGGGGGCCACGACAACGTAACAGTGGCCGTCGTGCCGTTCCCCGCCCCCGCGCAGGGGGCAGGATCGGCCTGA
- a CDS encoding vWA domain-containing protein — MANFSKSNVPQFSVDVYQNEYLPEGGREVNAIVTVTATGGGTVGSAAAAPHLYSPSQGPSAAVAIMVDCSGSMDYPPTKMRNARDATAAAVDTLRDGVHFSVIGGTHVAKEVYPGGGRLAAADATTREQAKQALRRLSAGGGTAIGTWLRLADRLLSTADVAIRHGILLTDGRNEHESPQDLRAALDDCAGRFTCDARGVGTDWEVKEVTGIASALLGTADIVADPAGLAADFTQMMETAMGKEVADVALRLWTPVGTVVRFVKQVAPTVEELTGRRTEAGPRAGDYPTGSWGDESRDYHVCVEVPAANVGQEMLAARVSLVIPEAGGSVRNLGAQGLVRAVWTDDMAASTSINPQVAHYTGQAELAQVIQQGLDLRKSGDMDGATAKLGRAVQLASVSGNADTAKLLAKVVDVVDATTGTVRLKAKVADADEMTLETRSTKTVRVKK, encoded by the coding sequence ATGGCCAATTTCTCGAAGTCGAACGTGCCGCAGTTCTCGGTGGACGTCTACCAGAACGAGTACCTGCCGGAGGGCGGCCGCGAGGTCAACGCCATCGTCACCGTCACCGCCACCGGCGGCGGCACGGTGGGCAGCGCGGCAGCCGCACCGCACCTCTACTCGCCGAGCCAGGGCCCGTCCGCCGCGGTGGCGATCATGGTGGACTGCTCCGGCTCGATGGACTACCCGCCGACCAAGATGCGCAACGCCCGCGACGCCACCGCCGCCGCCGTCGACACCCTGCGCGACGGGGTGCACTTCTCGGTGATCGGCGGCACGCACGTCGCCAAGGAGGTCTACCCCGGCGGCGGCCGGCTCGCCGCCGCCGACGCGACCACCCGCGAGCAGGCCAAGCAGGCGCTGCGCCGGCTGAGCGCGGGCGGCGGCACCGCGATCGGCACCTGGCTGCGACTGGCCGACCGGCTGCTGTCCACGGCGGACGTCGCCATCCGGCACGGCATCCTGCTCACCGACGGCCGCAACGAGCACGAGTCGCCGCAGGACCTCAGAGCCGCCCTCGACGACTGCGCCGGACGTTTCACCTGTGACGCACGCGGCGTGGGCACCGACTGGGAAGTGAAAGAAGTCACAGGGATCGCGTCCGCCCTGCTCGGCACCGCCGACATCGTCGCCGACCCGGCCGGCCTCGCCGCCGACTTCACGCAGATGATGGAGACGGCGATGGGCAAGGAGGTCGCGGACGTCGCGCTGCGGCTGTGGACCCCGGTCGGCACCGTCGTCAGGTTCGTCAAACAGGTCGCCCCGACGGTCGAGGAGCTGACCGGACGCCGTACAGAGGCGGGCCCGCGCGCGGGCGACTACCCCACCGGTTCCTGGGGCGACGAGTCCCGTGACTACCACGTGTGCGTGGAGGTCCCGGCGGCGAACGTCGGCCAGGAGATGCTCGCCGCACGGGTCTCGCTGGTCATCCCGGAGGCCGGGGGCAGCGTCCGGAACCTGGGCGCGCAGGGGCTCGTGAGGGCCGTCTGGACCGACGACATGGCCGCCTCCACGTCGATCAACCCTCAGGTCGCCCACTACACCGGCCAGGCCGAACTGGCACAGGTCATCCAGCAGGGGCTCGACCTTCGCAAATCAGGGGATATGGACGGCGCGACGGCCAAACTGGGCCGCGCGGTCCAGCTCGCCAGCGTCTCGGGGAACGCGGATACTGCGAAACTGCTTGCGAAGGTGGTGGACGTGGTCGATGCCACGACGGGTACTGTGCGACTGAAGGCCAAGGTCGCGGACGCCGACGAGATGACGCTCGAGACCCGGTCCACAAAGACTGTTCGTGTAAAGAAGTGA
- a CDS encoding FHA domain-containing protein produces the protein MPTCPNGHQSGSDDWCEVCGHRMAGAVPPPPPPPPTAGGGYGFPPPPPGQGGGRPGGRPHSSGPGHEPELCPQCRTPREGGAPFCEECRWNFLTNTATSYTPAAPRTPAPGPGGPGGPGHMGPGGPGPGGPGPDGRFQSPPPSYGGGDSFEYQGSRPSQVNRPAEPIPPGPPFGGDPSGRQGGPGGVGGPAGQAGGPFGREPGGPGGSGGQGGPGAPGRPGGASGPAGGPPAGAFGGPPTAPGGDPFGREPSGPGGRPSGPAGDPFGQPSGPPSDPYRRERGGQSADPFGREPSGPSGDPFSREPSGPGGRPPGPARPGEGGPSGFGGEPSRPGPPGPTPTAGPGFPGQGGPGGHGGQGGPGGPGGPGIPQAYQPSGPPSPPGYPQETGRQQQPGGRPFGGGDDDWVISPPSHTSPGQGDPRSQGAPQGGGYGYPQTGATQAPPPPNPAFPQQPATWTATIGPDRSYFMAMMHRSGPEAAGLNLPAYSPEQQRTLTGNQITIGRRRHSTGETPDIDLSVPPEDPGVSHQHAVLVQQPDGSWAVVDQNSTNGTTVNGSEEPIQPFVPVPLQDGDQVHVGAWTTITVRRG, from the coding sequence ATGCCGACCTGCCCGAACGGACACCAGTCGGGTTCCGACGACTGGTGCGAGGTCTGCGGTCACCGCATGGCCGGTGCCGTACCTCCGCCCCCGCCCCCACCGCCCACCGCGGGCGGCGGCTACGGCTTCCCGCCGCCCCCGCCCGGTCAGGGCGGCGGCCGGCCCGGCGGGCGCCCCCATTCCTCGGGGCCCGGCCACGAACCCGAGCTCTGCCCGCAGTGCCGCACGCCCCGGGAGGGCGGCGCGCCGTTCTGCGAGGAGTGCCGGTGGAACTTCCTCACCAACACGGCGACCTCGTACACCCCGGCCGCCCCGCGCACGCCGGCCCCCGGCCCGGGCGGTCCCGGCGGCCCCGGTCACATGGGTCCCGGCGGGCCGGGCCCGGGTGGACCGGGTCCGGACGGGCGGTTCCAGTCGCCGCCGCCGTCCTACGGGGGCGGTGATTCCTTCGAGTACCAGGGTTCCCGTCCGTCGCAGGTGAACCGTCCCGCGGAACCGATTCCGCCGGGCCCGCCCTTCGGCGGCGACCCGTCGGGACGGCAGGGCGGTCCCGGCGGCGTGGGCGGTCCCGCGGGACAGGCCGGCGGCCCCTTCGGACGCGAGCCGGGTGGACCCGGTGGTTCCGGCGGCCAGGGCGGCCCCGGTGCTCCGGGCAGACCCGGTGGCGCCTCCGGTCCGGCCGGCGGCCCCCCGGCGGGCGCCTTCGGAGGTCCCCCGACCGCTCCGGGCGGCGACCCCTTCGGCCGTGAGCCCTCCGGCCCCGGCGGCCGTCCGTCCGGCCCGGCGGGCGATCCCTTCGGGCAGCCTTCGGGCCCGCCCTCGGACCCCTACCGGCGTGAGCGGGGCGGGCAGTCCGCCGATCCCTTCGGGCGTGAGCCGTCCGGCCCGTCCGGCGACCCGTTCAGCCGTGAGCCCTCCGGCCCCGGCGGCCGTCCGCCCGGCCCGGCCCGCCCCGGTGAGGGCGGTCCCTCAGGCTTCGGCGGCGAGCCCTCACGGCCGGGCCCTCCCGGCCCCACGCCCACGGCAGGTCCCGGCTTCCCGGGCCAGGGCGGCCCCGGAGGTCACGGCGGCCAGGGCGGTCCCGGGGGCCCCGGAGGCCCTGGAATTCCGCAGGCCTACCAGCCGTCCGGCCCGCCGTCCCCGCCCGGCTACCCGCAGGAGACCGGCCGGCAGCAGCAGCCCGGCGGCCGGCCCTTCGGCGGCGGTGACGACGACTGGGTGATCTCCCCGCCGTCGCACACGAGCCCCGGCCAGGGGGACCCCAGGAGTCAGGGCGCGCCCCAGGGCGGCGGCTACGGCTACCCGCAGACCGGCGCCACCCAGGCCCCGCCCCCGCCCAACCCCGCGTTCCCGCAGCAGCCGGCGACCTGGACGGCGACCATCGGCCCGGACCGCTCGTACTTCATGGCGATGATGCACCGCTCCGGTCCCGAGGCCGCGGGCCTGAACCTGCCCGCGTACTCGCCCGAGCAGCAGCGCACGCTCACCGGCAACCAGATCACCATCGGCCGCCGCCGCCATTCCACCGGCGAGACCCCCGACATAGACCTGTCGGTGCCGCCGGAGGACCCGGGCGTCTCGCACCAGCACGCGGTGCTGGTCCAGCAGCCCGACGGCAGCTGGGCCGTCGTCGACCAGAACTCGACGAACGGTACGACGGTGAACGGCTCCGAGGAGCCGATCCAGCCGTTCGTCCCGGTGCCCCTGCAGGACGGCGACCAGGTCCACGTGGGCGCCTGGACGACGATCACCGTCCGCCGCGGCTGA